One genomic window of Coraliomargarita sinensis includes the following:
- a CDS encoding arylsulfatase, with amino-acid sequence MQKSAMKTIAAAFLFASILPLPGAEKPNILLILTDDLGYSDLGCYGSEIETPVLDRLAENGLRFNNFYSTAKCHSSRVSLLTGRYSHQAGNERLDRAVTLPELLQPAGYFTTMTGKWHLKKEPTDFGFQRYWGHLSGATHFFKGDDTFRLNGEKWEVPEKDFYTTVANADWALKFIEEARERQQPWLCYMAFNAPHAPLHALKEDYKKYEGRYAKGWDAVYAARVARQKEMQLFGGDFKAPERPVHLPAWENLSRDIRDWEEKRMTTYAAMIDRVDQEIGRVVADLEANGELDNTLILFFSDNGACPYDRHNIRPDLMPWDPRTRWTDSTGWAWARNAPFRFYKQNQFEGGASTPAIIHWPAGLATEPGTVDDTPAHLIDVLPTLAEIAGAEIPKSWPGRELTPVSGISLKPILDGKAVASRPPIHLLFDKDRGLRDGDWKLVSFRSKAWELYNLAEDRCETENLADKHPDRVTQMAAVWHRMAEKVVLAPEAKRKPVADKDPPHLHPQWSKFLVDPEMKADE; translated from the coding sequence ATGCAGAAATCCGCTATGAAGACTATCGCCGCCGCTTTTCTCTTCGCCTCTATTTTGCCGCTGCCCGGCGCGGAAAAGCCCAACATCCTGCTGATCCTCACCGACGATCTCGGCTATTCGGACCTCGGTTGCTACGGCTCCGAGATCGAGACCCCGGTGCTGGACCGCTTGGCGGAAAACGGCCTGCGCTTCAACAACTTCTACTCCACCGCCAAGTGCCACTCGTCGCGGGTCAGCCTGCTGACCGGACGCTACAGCCACCAGGCCGGAAACGAGCGCCTGGACCGGGCGGTCACCCTCCCCGAGCTGCTGCAGCCGGCCGGCTATTTCACAACCATGACCGGGAAGTGGCACCTGAAGAAAGAGCCGACGGACTTCGGCTTTCAGCGCTACTGGGGCCACCTCTCCGGGGCCACCCACTTTTTCAAGGGCGACGACACCTTCCGCCTGAACGGCGAGAAATGGGAGGTGCCGGAAAAGGATTTCTACACGACCGTGGCCAACGCCGACTGGGCCTTGAAGTTCATCGAGGAGGCCCGCGAACGGCAACAGCCCTGGCTTTGCTACATGGCCTTCAACGCGCCCCACGCGCCGCTCCACGCCTTGAAGGAGGATTATAAAAAATACGAAGGGCGCTACGCCAAGGGCTGGGATGCAGTCTACGCCGCACGAGTCGCGCGTCAGAAGGAAATGCAGTTGTTCGGCGGGGACTTCAAGGCCCCCGAACGCCCCGTCCACTTGCCCGCCTGGGAGAATCTGTCCCGTGACATCCGGGACTGGGAAGAGAAGCGCATGACCACCTACGCCGCCATGATCGACCGCGTCGACCAGGAAATCGGCCGGGTGGTGGCCGACCTCGAGGCCAACGGCGAACTCGACAACACGCTCATCCTCTTCTTCTCCGATAACGGGGCCTGCCCCTACGACCGGCACAATATCCGCCCGGATCTGATGCCCTGGGACCCGCGCACCCGCTGGACCGACAGCACCGGCTGGGCCTGGGCCCGCAACGCCCCCTTCCGCTTCTACAAGCAAAACCAATTCGAAGGCGGCGCTTCGACGCCTGCCATCATCCACTGGCCGGCCGGCCTCGCCACGGAACCGGGCACCGTCGACGATACGCCCGCCCACCTGATCGACGTGCTCCCCACCCTCGCCGAAATTGCCGGTGCCGAGATCCCCAAAAGCTGGCCCGGCCGCGAACTCACCCCGGTTTCCGGAATTTCCCTCAAACCGATTCTCGACGGGAAAGCGGTCGCCTCACGCCCGCCGATCCACCTGCTCTTCGATAAGGACCGCGGCCTGCGCGACGGCGACTGGAAGCTCGTCAGCTTCCGCTCCAAGGCCTGGGAACTCTATAACCTCGCGGAAGACCGCTGCGAGACCGAGAACCTCGCCGACAAGCATCCGGACAGGGTGACACAAATGGCCGCCGTATGGCACCGTATGGCGGAAAAAGTCGTTTTGGCGCCCGAGGCGAAACGCAAGCCGGTCGCCGACAAAGACCCGCCCCACCTGCATCCCCAGTGGTCGAAGTTTCTGGTGGACCCGGAAATGAAGGCCGACGAATAG
- a CDS encoding sulfatase encodes MHRIRHVLLALLFGQTALLAAPAKNVILIGIDDLNDWVGCLDGHPQVQTPNIDRLAAEGTLFSNAHCQAPVCNPSRTSLVTGLRPTTTGVYGLSPWFRSVDELKDLTSLPQAFRKNGYRTALTGKIFHTYPPNRKDRAAEFEQYGPPCNFGPIPEKKFVKELPHKLVDWGVFPEKDEQQNDYEIASWAVDFIQQAESDEKPFFLGVGFGRPHVPLFASREWFDLYPEETLKMPPVLFNDRDDVPEFAWYLNWRLPEPRLKWVQENHQWLPLVRAYLASVSFVDSQVGRVLDALENSPHADNTIVVLFSDHGWHLGEKGITGKNTLWERSTRVPLIIAGPDLPKSQDVEQPAELLDIYPTLLELCGIEAVSSLEGLSLKPQLDRPDTPRRPAITTHNIGNHSVRSKDWRYIRYADGSEELYNLKEDPNEWHNLAAQAGQQARIAELRQYLPKDEAKHVKGSGGRVLWKEDGIWYWERKDIRTIEKSF; translated from the coding sequence ATGCATCGTATCCGGCACGTCCTCCTTGCTCTGCTCTTTGGCCAAACGGCTTTGTTGGCCGCACCGGCGAAAAACGTCATCCTCATCGGTATCGACGATCTGAACGATTGGGTCGGCTGCCTTGATGGACACCCGCAGGTGCAGACGCCGAACATCGACCGCTTGGCAGCCGAAGGCACGCTTTTCAGCAATGCGCACTGCCAGGCGCCGGTGTGCAATCCCTCCAGGACTTCATTGGTCACCGGACTGCGCCCGACCACCACCGGGGTCTACGGCTTGTCCCCTTGGTTTCGCTCCGTCGACGAGCTGAAAGATCTGACCTCGCTGCCCCAGGCCTTCCGGAAGAACGGCTACCGCACCGCCCTGACCGGCAAGATCTTCCACACCTACCCACCAAACAGAAAAGACCGGGCGGCGGAGTTTGAACAATACGGCCCCCCCTGCAATTTCGGACCGATTCCTGAGAAAAAATTCGTCAAGGAACTCCCGCACAAACTGGTCGACTGGGGCGTCTTCCCGGAAAAAGACGAGCAACAGAACGATTACGAAATCGCCAGCTGGGCGGTGGACTTCATTCAGCAGGCCGAAAGCGACGAGAAGCCCTTCTTCCTCGGAGTCGGATTCGGGCGCCCACACGTCCCTCTTTTCGCTTCCCGGGAATGGTTCGACCTGTACCCGGAAGAAACCCTGAAGATGCCACCGGTCTTATTCAATGACCGCGACGATGTTCCCGAGTTTGCCTGGTACCTGAACTGGCGCTTGCCCGAGCCACGCCTGAAATGGGTGCAGGAAAACCATCAATGGCTGCCGTTGGTGCGCGCTTATCTGGCATCTGTTTCCTTTGTCGATTCGCAGGTCGGCCGCGTATTGGATGCACTCGAAAATTCCCCACATGCGGACAATACCATCGTGGTGCTCTTCTCCGACCACGGTTGGCATCTGGGTGAAAAGGGAATTACCGGGAAGAATACGCTTTGGGAGCGGTCGACCCGTGTTCCGCTCATTATTGCGGGGCCCGACTTGCCGAAGTCCCAGGATGTCGAACAGCCCGCCGAACTGCTCGACATCTACCCGACTCTCTTGGAGCTTTGCGGGATTGAAGCAGTTTCCTCTTTGGAAGGCCTGTCGCTGAAACCGCAACTCGACCGCCCGGATACCCCCCGTCGCCCGGCCATTACAACCCACAACATCGGCAATCACAGTGTGCGCTCGAAAGACTGGCGCTACATCCGTTACGCCGATGGGTCCGAGGAACTCTATAATCTTAAGGAAGACCCCAACGAATGGCACAATTTAGCCGCCCAAGCCGGACAGCAGGCGCGCATCGCCGAGCTCCGCCAATATCTCCCAAAAGATGAAGCCAAGCATGTCAAAGGCTCCGGGGGTCGCGTCCTGTGGAAGGAAGACGGAATCTGGTACTGGGAACGAAAAGACATTCGCACCATTGAAAAGAGCTTTTAA
- a CDS encoding alpha-L-fucosidase, protein MKQTILFLLLLMVLSGCKTTRSYMSQPESELSPEQIEMARQERIGWFKEARYGLFIHWGLYAIPGGTWGDTVRKRGYSEWIMFSEKIPREEYAQLAERFNPVDFDAEEWVDIAKRAGMRYVVITAKHHDGFAMFDSAVTDYDIVDATPFKRDVIKELEEACHRAGLQFGVYYSVDRDWYRPTGQGSERYKKQTNLWDFPDSTQADFDKYFEEIAYPQVKELITQYDIDLIWFDAIEMKSPEQIERLANTIRKHSPETLINSRIWSPAFPKVVPPPHCDYISSGDNKILKNSIDFEWENPGSMNTSYGYNPNDHNWVEPGEIVARLADIVSKGGNYLLNVGPTPKGTFEQTAIDRLLEAGKWMDVNEEAIRDASPWLQYSEGESIYYTAKDEYVYAICTEWPADQLVLQAFDAENAPNVSVESVELLGSQEKIEWKHSEDGLKLSIPKQVPNELGLVYRIEVK, encoded by the coding sequence ATGAAGCAAACCATCCTATTCTTACTCTTACTCATGGTGCTTTCCGGCTGTAAAACCACCCGATCCTACATGAGCCAGCCCGAGTCCGAGCTCAGCCCGGAGCAAATTGAAATGGCACGGCAGGAGCGCATCGGCTGGTTCAAGGAGGCCCGCTACGGCCTATTCATCCACTGGGGCCTCTACGCGATCCCGGGGGGCACTTGGGGCGACACGGTTCGCAAGCGCGGCTACTCCGAGTGGATCATGTTCAGCGAAAAAATCCCGCGCGAGGAATACGCGCAGCTCGCCGAGCGGTTCAACCCTGTGGACTTTGACGCCGAGGAGTGGGTCGACATCGCGAAGCGCGCCGGCATGCGCTATGTCGTCATCACCGCCAAGCACCACGACGGCTTTGCCATGTTCGACTCTGCGGTGACCGACTACGACATCGTGGATGCGACCCCCTTCAAACGCGACGTTATCAAGGAACTGGAGGAAGCCTGCCACCGGGCCGGCCTCCAATTCGGCGTCTACTACTCGGTGGACCGCGACTGGTACCGCCCCACCGGCCAGGGCAGCGAACGCTACAAGAAACAGACAAACCTCTGGGACTTCCCCGACTCAACCCAGGCCGACTTCGACAAATACTTCGAGGAAATCGCCTACCCCCAGGTGAAGGAGCTCATCACCCAATACGACATCGACCTGATCTGGTTCGACGCCATCGAGATGAAGAGTCCGGAACAGATCGAGCGGCTCGCCAACACCATCCGCAAGCACAGCCCGGAAACCCTGATCAACAGCCGCATCTGGAGCCCGGCCTTCCCGAAGGTCGTGCCTCCGCCCCACTGTGACTACATCTCTTCCGGCGATAACAAGATTCTCAAGAACTCGATCGACTTCGAGTGGGAGAACCCGGGCTCGATGAACACCAGCTACGGCTACAACCCCAACGACCACAACTGGGTCGAGCCGGGCGAGATCGTGGCACGACTGGCCGACATCGTCAGCAAGGGCGGCAACTACCTGCTCAACGTCGGGCCGACGCCCAAAGGCACGTTCGAGCAAACCGCGATCGACCGCCTGCTCGAAGCCGGCAAGTGGATGGATGTCAATGAAGAAGCCATCCGCGACGCCTCGCCCTGGTTGCAATACAGCGAAGGCGAAAGTATTTACTACACCGCCAAGGACGAATACGTCTATGCCATCTGCACGGAATGGCCGGCGGATCAGCTCGTGCTCCAGGCATTCGATGCCGAAAACGCACCTAACGTCAGTGTCGAATCCGTCGAGCTACTGGGCTCGCAGGAGAAGATCGAATGGAAGCATAGCGAGGACGGGCTCAAGCTCTCCATTCCAAAGCAAGTGCCAAACGAACTCGGCCTGGTTTATCGAATCGAGGTCAAATAA
- a CDS encoding arylsulfatase translates to MKLAYTLLLVLASVASAAEKPNFIFILSDDIAQGDMGVYGQELIQTPTLDRLANEGTLFNQAYTGTSVCAPCRSVFYTGLHSGNSPVRGNFEWVPEGQYPIDAEIVTVGEIARNAGYHTATFGKWGMGFFDTEGAPQKQGMDYFFGYNCQRHAHSYFPTYLYSNDQPIALPGNNGRDVGETYAQELIQRDMIRWLKKNGKDPFFLFYAITLPHGRFEIDDYGIYADRPWSDKQKAYAAMVTRIDSDVKELVDTLKALGVEKNTLIVFGGDNGSSFDPKSDIGKLFNQTMDGKLRGYKRGMYEGALRQASFAWWPGTVPAGRVTDEPWAYWDLMPTFVEMTGVEPPEGYETDGFSLLFFLKGGEAPERDYFYWELHEGRPAGAVRAARWDDWKTVMPKPMGEIEIYDLAKDAAETNNLADQRPDLVKKAKAIFADAHTPHPVWPLDRTSHLKKEASSKAWPIKRKRDREGYVPEGAIPLAEYLNH, encoded by the coding sequence ATGAAATTAGCATACACGCTCTTACTGGTTCTCGCCTCAGTTGCCTCGGCGGCGGAGAAACCCAACTTCATCTTCATCCTCTCCGATGATATCGCTCAGGGCGATATGGGCGTCTATGGCCAAGAACTGATTCAGACGCCTACCCTCGACCGCCTTGCCAACGAGGGCACTCTCTTCAATCAGGCCTACACCGGCACCTCTGTCTGCGCTCCATGCCGCTCGGTCTTCTATACTGGCCTGCATTCGGGCAACAGCCCGGTGCGCGGGAACTTCGAATGGGTTCCCGAAGGTCAATATCCCATTGACGCAGAGATCGTGACCGTCGGTGAGATTGCCCGGAACGCCGGCTACCACACCGCCACATTCGGCAAGTGGGGCATGGGCTTTTTCGACACCGAGGGCGCTCCGCAGAAGCAGGGCATGGACTATTTCTTTGGCTACAACTGCCAGCGCCACGCGCATTCCTACTTCCCTACCTACCTCTACAGCAACGATCAGCCCATCGCCCTGCCGGGGAACAACGGGCGTGATGTCGGCGAGACCTACGCGCAGGAGCTCATCCAGCGCGATATGATCCGCTGGCTCAAGAAAAACGGGAAGGATCCCTTCTTCCTATTCTACGCCATTACCCTGCCGCACGGCCGTTTTGAAATCGATGACTACGGGATCTACGCCGACAGGCCGTGGAGCGACAAACAGAAGGCCTACGCCGCCATGGTCACCCGCATCGATTCGGATGTAAAAGAACTGGTCGACACCCTTAAGGCACTGGGCGTGGAGAAAAACACGCTGATTGTTTTTGGTGGCGACAATGGATCCTCATTCGACCCCAAAAGTGATATTGGTAAACTCTTTAATCAGACCATGGACGGCAAGCTGCGCGGCTACAAGCGGGGCATGTATGAGGGCGCGCTGCGCCAGGCCTCCTTCGCCTGGTGGCCCGGCACCGTCCCCGCCGGACGTGTGACCGACGAGCCCTGGGCTTACTGGGACCTCATGCCCACTTTTGTCGAGATGACCGGCGTCGAACCACCCGAGGGCTACGAAACTGATGGCTTCTCACTGCTCTTTTTTCTCAAAGGTGGCGAGGCACCGGAACGCGACTACTTCTACTGGGAACTGCATGAGGGTAGGCCCGCAGGTGCGGTACGCGCCGCCCGTTGGGACGACTGGAAAACGGTGATGCCAAAGCCCATGGGTGAAATCGAGATCTACGATCTGGCCAAGGACGCCGCCGAGACCAACAACCTCGCCGACCAACGACCCGACCTGGTCAAAAAGGCTAAGGCGATTTTCGCAGACGCACACACACCGCATCCCGTCTGGCCACTGGACCGGACCAGTCACCTCAAGAAAGAAGCCAGTTCCAAGGCCTGGCCCATCAAACGCAAGCGCGACAGGGAGGGCTATGTCCCCGAGGGCGCGATCCCCCTTGCGGAGTATTTAAATCATTAA
- a CDS encoding PEP-CTERM sorting domain-containing protein encodes MKKHYLLTIGLGILTSPLAATLLVEESFEQTPVGNDLDTTSTNGIGLSGSWSNSGGDYIMQSGSLGYGSLATSGNSIITDSTTDSIAHNTISASLTGSPEVWFSFTFQTDSLSTNPKYLFALANDRIGSMFGSSINNSGTGFGIDLKSGTAGTYTGGTNGNVFVSGTDSADISVDTPIFIVGKIRWDVDVEGTATDILELYQPSSSDLSTEGAVVSTASGTFTNADLTTVSLGSRQNAGTIFDELRFGTTYADVAPVPEPSAFALLSGFLGLTWIMLRRRR; translated from the coding sequence ATGAAAAAACACTACTTACTTACCATCGGCCTCGGTATTTTAACCAGCCCCCTTGCCGCAACGCTTTTGGTCGAAGAATCGTTTGAACAGACCCCTGTTGGAAATGATTTGGACACAACTTCAACCAACGGCATCGGCCTATCGGGAAGTTGGTCGAATTCTGGTGGAGATTATATTATGCAGAGCGGAAGCCTTGGATATGGCAGTTTGGCCACTTCAGGGAACTCCATTATTACCGATTCAACAACAGACTCGATAGCCCATAATACCATATCCGCCTCCTTGACAGGTAGCCCCGAAGTGTGGTTTAGCTTTACTTTCCAGACTGACTCGTTGAGCACAAACCCGAAATACCTATTTGCACTCGCCAACGATCGCATTGGTTCGATGTTCGGTAGTTCTATAAACAACTCTGGCACCGGTTTCGGCATTGATCTTAAGTCAGGAACTGCCGGGACCTACACCGGAGGCACTAACGGTAACGTCTTTGTTTCAGGGACTGACTCTGCTGACATTTCAGTCGATACTCCCATATTTATTGTAGGCAAAATCAGATGGGACGTTGACGTTGAAGGCACCGCCACAGATATTTTGGAATTGTACCAACCAAGCAGCTCTGATCTATCAACAGAAGGTGCCGTAGTTAGCACCGCATCAGGCACCTTCACTAATGCAGACTTGACTACCGTCTCACTTGGAAGCCGCCAAAATGCTGGTACGATCTTCGATGAGTTAAGGTTCGGTACAACTTATGCCGACGTAGCTCCCGTTCCTGAGCCTTCCGCCTTTGCACTCCTTTCCGGCTTCCTCGGCCTGACTTGGATCATGCTGCGTCGTCGCCGCTAG
- a CDS encoding REP-associated tyrosine transposase, which translates to MRRKDHVGTDRLRKARLSIPNARYFLTICTRERTPVLDTTKSVEAIRTTLRRSHSEKDLTLHCATVMPDHCHLLFTLGNRLTLSQTASKIKRQVREKLKESKLWQSNFHEHRVRPEQELEPFAKYIFLNPYRKQLLSCRQNWPGWIRNKNYRPEFTNHLVQGEFPPAEWVATSINCSQLIEELA; encoded by the coding sequence ATGCGTCGGAAGGACCATGTCGGCACGGATCGGCTGCGAAAAGCACGCCTCTCGATACCGAATGCACGGTATTTCCTCACAATCTGCACAAGAGAACGGACACCTGTTCTTGATACCACGAAAAGCGTTGAAGCCATTCGGACGACATTGAGGCGATCTCATTCGGAGAAAGACCTCACCTTGCACTGCGCCACCGTGATGCCTGACCACTGCCACCTACTATTCACGCTAGGAAATCGACTAACCCTTTCTCAAACGGCTTCGAAGATCAAACGGCAGGTCAGGGAAAAGCTGAAAGAAAGCAAACTCTGGCAAAGTAACTTCCATGAGCACCGGGTTCGACCTGAGCAGGAACTCGAACCTTTCGCGAAATATATTTTCCTCAACCCGTATCGAAAACAATTGCTCTCTTGTCGCCAGAACTGGCCAGGCTGGATTCGAAACAAAAACTACCGCCCCGAATTTACCAATCACCTTGTTCAGGGAGAGTTCCCACCCGCAGAATGGGTGGCGACTTCCATAAATTGTTCCCAATTAATCGAAGAGCTTGCCTAG
- a CDS encoding sulfatase family protein, whose protein sequence is MIRFIASIVLLSLASSLQATTDKPNFIIIFTDDQGYNDLGCFGSETIKTPHLDQMAREGRRLTSFYVASSVCTPSRAALLTGCYPKRIGMAKGVVFPGNNHGLHTDEVTIADMLKSAGYATACIGKWHLGHREPFLPTSQGFDTYYGIPYSNDMNHPDNSGRKGIPRRNKSWLNQEEAWRAWKTPLMQDEEIIELPVNQRTITRRYTDKAIEFITANQEKPFFLYLPHSMPHVPLFVPEDAYDPDPQNAYKAVIEHIDAETGRLLDTVRELGLSENTYIIFTSDNGPWSGTWGNYKSHAGSADPLRDGKGTTYEGGQRVPTIMWGPGRIPAGTETNEIAGTIDLLPSIASIADLPLNTRGPIDGMDISGLIHGDDQSPRNEFLFYSRGGKLDAIRQGNWKLRMTTQRKKNPDKTPSVELYNLAEDMGESENLAEQFPKRVDSMRQQMKALDDEITQNIRPRGNYNP, encoded by the coding sequence AAGCGACGACCGATAAGCCGAACTTCATTATTATCTTCACCGACGACCAGGGCTACAATGACCTTGGTTGCTTTGGTTCGGAGACAATCAAGACACCTCATCTCGATCAGATGGCCCGCGAGGGGCGAAGGCTCACCTCCTTCTACGTCGCCAGTTCGGTCTGCACACCGTCGCGCGCTGCTCTACTTACGGGGTGCTACCCCAAGCGTATCGGTATGGCAAAAGGCGTTGTTTTCCCCGGCAACAACCATGGTCTGCACACCGACGAGGTCACGATTGCCGACATGCTTAAGAGTGCCGGCTACGCCACCGCCTGCATCGGCAAGTGGCATCTGGGCCACCGCGAGCCCTTCCTCCCGACCAGCCAGGGTTTTGACACCTACTACGGGATCCCCTACTCCAACGACATGAACCATCCCGACAATTCGGGGAGAAAGGGCATCCCGCGCCGCAACAAGAGCTGGCTCAATCAGGAAGAAGCCTGGCGGGCATGGAAGACCCCGCTCATGCAGGACGAGGAAATTATCGAGCTGCCGGTCAACCAGCGTACCATCACCCGCCGCTACACAGATAAGGCGATCGAGTTCATCACAGCCAACCAAGAGAAGCCTTTTTTTCTCTATCTCCCCCACAGCATGCCCCATGTGCCCCTCTTTGTGCCCGAGGACGCCTACGACCCGGACCCGCAGAATGCCTACAAGGCGGTCATCGAGCACATCGATGCGGAAACTGGCCGACTACTCGATACCGTGCGTGAACTCGGCCTGAGCGAGAACACATACATCATTTTCACTAGCGACAACGGTCCTTGGAGCGGGACATGGGGCAACTACAAGAGCCACGCTGGCAGCGCAGACCCGCTCCGCGACGGCAAAGGCACGACCTACGAGGGCGGCCAACGCGTGCCAACCATTATGTGGGGGCCCGGTCGCATTCCTGCGGGAACCGAAACCAATGAGATTGCCGGCACCATCGATCTGCTGCCCAGCATCGCCAGCATTGCGGACCTGCCGCTCAATACCCGCGGACCCATCGACGGCATGGACATTAGTGGGCTGATTCACGGAGACGACCAATCCCCCCGTAATGAGTTCCTCTTTTACAGCAGGGGCGGCAAGCTGGATGCCATTCGCCAGGGCAACTGGAAACTGCGTATGACGACGCAAAGGAAGAAGAATCCGGATAAGACTCCCAGCGTCGAACTCTACAATCTTGCCGAAGACATGGGGGAGTCTGAAAACCTCGCGGAGCAATTCCCGAAACGGGTGGATTCGATGCGCCAGCAAATGAAAGCCCTGGATGATGAAATCACTCAAAACATTCGCCCCAGAGGAAATTATAATCCCTAG
- a CDS encoding metallophosphoesterase family protein, with amino-acid sequence MRSSRRKFLKDSALLTSSGLLAARWVQAGEAPVGRKLKLRFAIASDLHYGQQGTPYEKMTDDLVDWINLEKQGRGLDLLFLNGDLTNDSSQALLDLRDKHLSKLDLPYYCIKGNHDFVDEQPGSPTESWEAIWGYPSNHCITVNGYTFVMADTSAPHHAGTYLAADRQWLAKQFEQHRDAPAIFALIHIQQRKHGVQGWPRHGVYAEDQVDKAEAVMDLLESTPNLRGVFHGHNHLKTGMWVSGEQRYFFDSHVGGSWGAAKGYRIVEIDEDHRMGTYQVNAEQGGELNRNLLV; translated from the coding sequence ATGCGCTCCTCCCGTCGGAAATTCCTCAAAGATTCGGCTCTCCTGACCTCGAGCGGACTACTGGCCGCGCGCTGGGTTCAGGCCGGGGAAGCGCCCGTTGGCCGAAAGCTCAAGCTCCGCTTCGCCATCGCCTCGGACCTGCACTACGGCCAGCAGGGCACCCCCTACGAGAAAATGACGGACGACCTGGTCGACTGGATCAACCTGGAAAAGCAGGGCAGGGGACTCGATCTGCTCTTTCTCAACGGTGACCTGACCAATGATTCCTCCCAGGCCCTGCTCGATTTGCGCGACAAGCATCTTTCCAAGCTCGACCTGCCCTATTACTGCATCAAAGGGAATCACGACTTTGTCGACGAGCAGCCCGGATCCCCCACCGAATCCTGGGAGGCGATTTGGGGCTATCCGTCCAACCATTGCATCACGGTGAACGGTTACACCTTCGTCATGGCCGATACCTCGGCCCCGCATCACGCCGGCACCTACCTGGCGGCCGACCGTCAATGGCTGGCGAAACAATTTGAGCAGCATCGTGACGCCCCGGCCATCTTCGCCCTGATCCATATCCAGCAACGCAAACACGGGGTGCAGGGCTGGCCGCGTCACGGGGTCTATGCCGAGGATCAGGTGGACAAAGCCGAGGCGGTCATGGACCTGCTCGAATCCACCCCGAATCTGCGTGGCGTTTTTCATGGCCACAACCACCTGAAGACCGGGATGTGGGTCTCCGGCGAGCAGCGTTATTTCTTCGACAGCCATGTCGGCGGCAGCTGGGGCGCGGCCAAAGGCTACCGCATCGTCGAGATCGACGAGGACCACCGCATGGGCACCTACCAGGTCAACGCCGAGCAGGGCGGTGAGCTGAACCGTAATTTATTGGTGTAG
- a CDS encoding alpha/beta hydrolase, which translates to MKFICGALSLFLVSCLLAHADWQPLWPDGAPGSPHPPVVEEKIKPAGAKEYRPREAFKDADGKQSRFTDTSEPAYWYYPADPDKANGAAVVIFPGGGYSILAMGHEGHDYAEWLNARGIAAVVVKYRVSWKDEAGFHYPAPYLDARRAIRLTREKAKEWNIDPDKIGVMGSSAGGHLASMCVTLFDETFDLEGAEQKISCRPDFGILVYPVIGMDQPWGHGGSRRRLLGPENPDDLAEELATYRRVTEKTPPCFLIHAADDKAVPVRNSLAFASACAENGVPAVLQVVSRGGHGFGLSGRGDASDWPELLERWLAMKPWE; encoded by the coding sequence ATGAAATTCATCTGCGGCGCACTCAGTCTTTTCCTCGTTTCTTGTCTTCTTGCCCACGCCGATTGGCAACCGCTCTGGCCGGACGGCGCGCCGGGCTCACCGCATCCGCCGGTGGTCGAGGAAAAAATCAAACCGGCCGGGGCGAAGGAATACCGGCCGAGGGAAGCCTTCAAAGACGCGGATGGGAAGCAGAGTCGCTTCACCGACACCAGCGAACCCGCCTATTGGTACTATCCGGCCGATCCGGACAAAGCCAACGGTGCGGCCGTGGTCATTTTTCCGGGCGGGGGCTACAGCATCCTGGCCATGGGCCACGAGGGGCATGACTATGCCGAGTGGCTGAACGCGCGCGGGATCGCCGCCGTGGTGGTGAAATACCGGGTCAGTTGGAAGGATGAAGCCGGCTTTCACTACCCGGCCCCCTACCTCGATGCGCGGCGGGCCATCCGCCTGACCCGTGAAAAAGCAAAAGAGTGGAATATCGACCCGGACAAGATCGGAGTGATGGGCTCCTCCGCCGGGGGGCATCTGGCCTCAATGTGTGTGACGCTTTTTGACGAGACCTTTGATCTCGAGGGCGCAGAGCAGAAGATCTCCTGCCGTCCGGACTTCGGTATTCTAGTGTATCCGGTCATCGGGATGGATCAGCCCTGGGGCCACGGCGGCTCGCGGCGGCGCCTGCTCGGTCCGGAGAATCCGGATGACCTGGCCGAAGAGCTGGCCACCTATCGCCGGGTGACGGAGAAGACCCCGCCCTGCTTCCTGATCCACGCGGCCGACGACAAGGCCGTACCGGTGCGCAACTCGCTGGCGTTTGCCAGCGCCTGTGCGGAAAACGGCGTTCCGGCCGTGCTGCAGGTGGTGTCCCGGGGCGGCCACGGCTTCGGGCTCTCCGGACGGGGCGATGCGTCCGACTGGCCGGAGCTGCTGGAGCGCTGGTTGGCGATGAAGCCCTGGGAGTAA